One window from the genome of Bdellovibrio sp. NC01 encodes:
- a CDS encoding gamma-glutamylcyclotransferase: MDAHYGKVMQARDQIKTDGSKLYFAYSGVLDRQAFEIWAEEHSYQFFTLPEGQVAEAKGVDLIFDFPSRWWGGRVAGLTEKEGASVFGRLFAIPEKEWPIIQHKEGVVTGMSVETTLRVLVDGQEFEATAFVTSPNRRSLDGPVSERYLEALVRGARASGLPEEYIASLPAKAQ; encoded by the coding sequence ATGGACGCCCACTACGGCAAAGTGATGCAAGCACGAGATCAAATTAAAACTGACGGCAGCAAATTGTATTTTGCGTATTCGGGAGTATTGGATCGCCAAGCTTTCGAAATTTGGGCAGAAGAGCACAGCTATCAGTTTTTCACATTGCCTGAAGGGCAAGTGGCCGAAGCCAAAGGTGTTGATTTGATTTTTGACTTTCCATCGCGCTGGTGGGGAGGCCGTGTTGCTGGTTTGACTGAAAAAGAAGGCGCATCTGTTTTTGGAAGACTGTTTGCAATTCCAGAAAAAGAATGGCCGATCATTCAGCACAAAGAAGGCGTTGTCACGGGAATGTCGGTGGAAACAACTCTGCGTGTTTTAGTCGACGGGCAAGAGTTTGAAGCCACAGCTTTCGTCACGTCGCCAAATCGTCGCAGTCTTGATGGCCCAGTCAGTGAGCGCTACTTGGAAGCATTGGTACGAGGCGCACGCGCTTCGGGATTGCCGGAAGAGTACATCGCTTCATTACCGGCGAAAGCGCAATGA